A section of the Elusimicrobiota bacterium genome encodes:
- a CDS encoding anti-sigma factor — MRHEKENLSGYLDGAAADAERGRIEAHLKDCAECRAELEDLRKACGMVKGLPQKPLPAGFLQRLENRRRQETRTEGWASLLAPRNAAWAACAFAVIFVTYKTLNLQTPPRMAEPLQGMVSGAASDLKSVAAPPPAGPAGPVTVSDLVALSKEQRRAEGIAALRGADAGAAGISAAGLSAPAAPKGFGGRALDEAPAAKPAYSNEALQKHLEAERARMGIQRILTPNSVVRALRGAARDLAPAAGPSFVAESVPAPLVGQTSTLLAQPQGPGRSAAEGALVPPEDFSGGRAPAKLKKEGVPLPAAAPLETGRAVYSMEESVLL; from the coding sequence ATGAGACACGAGAAAGAGAACCTCTCCGGCTATCTGGACGGGGCCGCGGCGGACGCCGAGCGCGGCCGCATCGAGGCGCACCTGAAGGACTGCGCCGAGTGCCGCGCCGAGCTCGAGGACCTGCGCAAGGCCTGCGGCATGGTCAAAGGCCTGCCCCAGAAGCCCTTGCCCGCGGGATTCCTGCAGCGCCTGGAGAATCGGCGCAGGCAGGAGACCCGGACCGAGGGCTGGGCCTCTTTGCTGGCGCCGCGCAACGCGGCCTGGGCGGCCTGCGCCTTCGCCGTCATCTTCGTGACCTACAAGACCTTGAACCTCCAGACCCCGCCGCGCATGGCCGAGCCGCTGCAAGGGATGGTCTCCGGCGCGGCCTCCGATTTAAAATCCGTGGCGGCACCGCCGCCGGCTGGGCCGGCAGGCCCGGTCACGGTCAGCGACCTGGTGGCCCTGTCCAAGGAGCAGAGACGCGCCGAAGGCATCGCGGCCCTGCGCGGCGCAGACGCGGGAGCCGCAGGCATCTCGGCGGCCGGACTCTCCGCCCCGGCGGCCCCGAAGGGCTTCGGCGGCAGAGCCCTCGATGAAGCCCCCGCAGCCAAGCCCGCCTACTCCAACGAAGCCCTGCAGAAGCACCTCGAGGCCGAACGCGCCCGCATGGGCATCCAGCGCATCCTCACCCCGAATTCCGTGGTGCGCGCCCTGCGGGGCGCGGCGCGCGACCTCGCGCCCGCGGCAGGGCCGAGCTTCGTAGCTGAGTCCGTCCCCGCCCCGCTCGTCGGCCAGACCAGCACGCTCCTGGCCCAGCCGCAGGGCCCGGGCCGCAGCGCGGCCGAGGGCGCCTTGGTGCCGCCGGAGGACTTCAGCGGCGGCCGGGCCCCGGCCAAGCTGAAGAAGGAGGGCGTGCCCCTGCCCGCGGCCGCTCCCCTGGAGACCGGCCGGGCCGTCTACTCCATGGAGGAGTCGGTCTTGCTCTGA
- a CDS encoding sigma-70 family RNA polymerase sigma factor, translating to MSNRIGEQELLAQTAQLVYNVALRLTGNAADAEDLAQDSLIRALKALPGFRGESGLKTWVYRITVNTWKNRVRSEKRRGFWKTVSLGLFTGEEGDEEAPFPADDPPLDQGLEKAEQEAQVQSALMELDEDSRGIIVLREIQGQSYQELAEALGVPEGTVKSRLSRAREALKARLLKKVAP from the coding sequence GTGTCCAACAGAATAGGCGAACAGGAGCTCCTGGCTCAGACCGCGCAGCTGGTCTACAACGTGGCGCTGCGCCTGACCGGCAACGCCGCCGACGCTGAGGATCTGGCCCAGGACTCGCTGATCCGGGCGCTCAAGGCCCTCCCCGGTTTCCGGGGCGAGTCGGGCCTCAAGACCTGGGTCTACCGAATCACGGTCAACACCTGGAAGAACCGGGTGCGCTCCGAGAAGCGGCGGGGGTTCTGGAAGACGGTCTCTTTGGGCCTGTTCACGGGCGAGGAGGGCGACGAGGAGGCTCCGTTTCCGGCCGACGATCCGCCCCTGGACCAGGGCCTGGAGAAGGCGGAGCAGGAGGCGCAGGTGCAGTCAGCGCTCATGGAGCTCGATGAGGACAGCCGCGGCATCATCGTGCTGCGCGAGATCCAGGGGCAGTCGTACCAGGAGCTGGCCGAGGCCCTGGGCGTGCCGGAAGGGACGGTCAAGTCGCGCCTCTCCCGAGCCCGCGAGGCCTTGAAGGCCCGGCTGCTGAAGAAGGTGGCGCCGTGA